The proteins below are encoded in one region of Pristis pectinata isolate sPriPec2 chromosome 37, sPriPec2.1.pri, whole genome shotgun sequence:
- the LOC127586543 gene encoding cornifelin homolog, with protein sequence MASPVVVVSQPQMTTTTTTVVTNQRQGWSTGICDCCDDCGICCLAFWCLPCFMCKTADEFGECLCLPLLDVTCNACGYYATAIPPISLAMRVATRERYNIHGSICNDCCIMYWCLSCGWCQIAREMKERKKQVTIVNATTSMLPHPTYVPQPVYVPQPSNQVVPQYPK encoded by the exons ATGGCATCCCCCGTCGTGGTGGTCTCCCAGCCGCAgatgaccaccaccaccaccaccgtggTCACCAACCAGAGGCAAGGCTGGAGTACAGGCATCTGCGACTGTTGTGACGACTGCGGCATCT GTTGCCTGGCCTTCTGGTGCCTGCCCTGCTTCATGTGCAAGACGGCCGATGAGTTTGGGGAGTGCCTCTGCCTGCCGCTGCTGGACGTCACCTGCAACGCTTGTGGCTACTACGCCACCGCTATCCCTCCGATCTCCCTCGCCATGCGAGTGGCCACCCGCGAGAGATACAACATCCAT GGCTCCATCTGCAATGACTGCTGTATTATGTACTGGTGTCTCAGCTGTGGATGGTGCCAAATCGCCAGAGAAATGAAAGAGCGCAAGAAGCAAGTGACCATCGTCAACGCTACCACCTCCATGTTGCCCCACCCGACCTACGTTCCCCAGCCGGTGTACGTACCCCAGCCATCCAATCAAGTGGTCCCTCAGTACCCAAAATAA